From Aristaeella lactis, the proteins below share one genomic window:
- the prmC gene encoding peptide chain release factor N(5)-glutamine methyltransferase, producing the protein MTCRELIRRASESFCAAGIPDPVNDAALLLSHLTGRPPLALRLDEETVLDPSVIDSFKSLAEKRLSRIPLQYLLGEAPFYGRMFRVDSRVLIPRPETELLCEWALELLKDRSSPRILDLCCGSGCIGISLKAELPSASVTLSDISPDALDLAAENASLLGADVALCRSDLLEAFSGTSFDLIISNPPYIPSADCDTLQEEVLREPRLALDGGNDGLSVYRRIVREAFPRLSPGGFLLMELGISEDEAVSALLSDYGYESIQIREDLSGIRRMILSTHP; encoded by the coding sequence ATGACCTGCCGTGAACTGATCCGCCGCGCTTCTGAAAGCTTCTGCGCGGCCGGTATTCCGGATCCGGTCAATGACGCCGCTCTCCTGCTGTCCCATCTGACCGGCCGTCCTCCCCTGGCTCTTCGCCTGGATGAGGAAACGGTTCTGGATCCTTCTGTGATTGATTCCTTTAAGTCCCTTGCGGAGAAAAGGCTCTCACGGATCCCTCTGCAGTATCTGCTTGGAGAGGCTCCGTTTTACGGCCGGATGTTCCGGGTGGATTCCCGGGTTCTGATCCCGCGGCCTGAAACAGAGCTGCTTTGTGAATGGGCCCTTGAGCTCCTGAAGGATCGCTCTTCACCCCGTATCCTGGATCTTTGCTGCGGCAGCGGCTGTATCGGCATCAGCCTGAAAGCGGAATTGCCTTCTGCTTCCGTAACCCTTTCAGATATATCCCCTGACGCGCTCGACCTTGCGGCTGAAAACGCGTCCCTGCTCGGCGCGGATGTGGCTCTGTGCCGAAGTGACCTGCTGGAAGCGTTCAGCGGAACAAGCTTTGACCTGATTATCAGCAACCCGCCTTATATCCCTTCCGCTGACTGTGACACTCTCCAGGAGGAAGTCCTGCGGGAGCCGCGCCTTGCGCTGGACGGCGGGAATGACGGTCTTTCCGTTTACCGCCGGATTGTGCGTGAAGCTTTTCCCCGCCTTTCACCCGGCGGATTCCTGCTGATGGAACTCGGCATCAGCGAGGATGAAGCGGTTTCCGCGCTCCTTTCCGATTACGGATATGAATCGATTCAGATCCGGGAAGATCTTTCCGGGATCCGGAGAATGATACTTTCAACCCATCCCTGA